Proteins found in one Mytilus edulis chromosome 2, xbMytEdul2.2, whole genome shotgun sequence genomic segment:
- the LOC139513746 gene encoding ras-related protein M-Ras-like, protein MSKHELMSYKIVVVGDGGVGKSALTIQFFQKMFVEDYDPTIEDSYIQHTEIDGKMCILDVLDTAGQEEFSAMREQYMRKGDGFLLVYSVTDRQSYENVPSFHTQILRVKDRDDYPMILCANKVDLVNLRKVSEEAGRDMASHLRIPYLETSAKENLNVDLAFHELVRVIRQQPPDYKKERRRLGKKKRKCTIL, encoded by the exons ATGTCTAAGCATGAATTAATGTCTTACAAGATTGTTGTGGTTGGAGATGGAGGCGTGGGAAAATCAGCTCTCACCATCCAGTTCTTTCAAAAGATGTTTGTAGAGGATTATGATCCTACAATAGAAGACTCGTACATTCAACACACAGAAATCGATGGCAAGATGTGTATATTAGATG TACTGGATACAGCCGGACAAGAAGAGTTTAGTGCTATGAGAGAACAATACATGCGGAAGGGTGATGGCTTCCTGTTAGTGTATTCAGTAACAGATAGACAAAGCTATGAGAATGTACCAAGTTTTCATACACAAATCCTTCGTGTAAAGGATcg AGATGACTACCCCATGATTCTGTGTGCCAATAAAGTTGACTTGGTTAATCTGAGGAAAGTCTCTGAGGAGGCAGGGAGAGATATGGCTTCACATTTAAGG ATTCCATACTTAGAAACTAGTGCTAAAGAGAACCTAAATGTGGATCTGGCCTTCCATGAACTGGTTAGAGTTATAAG gcaACAGCCCCCAGATTACAAGAAAGAAAGACGACGTCTTGGGAAGAAAAAGAGGAAATGTACAATACTGTGA